Proteins co-encoded in one Candidatus Poribacteria bacterium genomic window:
- the map gene encoding type I methionyl aminopeptidase: MDKVRIKNRIEIEKMKRSGKAAATVLKRIGEAIAPGVSTAELECISRDTIAEVNATSSFLGYQLPEHEPYPATICTSMNDIVIHGIPDESEVLQAGDIIGIDTAVSIDGYHGDNAYTFPVGEVSPTAARLLNVTRRSLYDAIAEAKPGNRIGDISAKLQDGAESEGFSVLQNFAGHGIGRNLHEAPEIPCMGVAGRGLRLRPGMVLAIETMVNVGLPDVEILEDGWSVATLDGTLSALFEHTVAVLSDGPEILTGSELWDV; the protein is encoded by the coding sequence ATGGACAAAGTTAGGATCAAAAACAGGATCGAAATTGAGAAAATGAAGCGGAGTGGCAAGGCAGCAGCGACAGTGCTGAAACGCATCGGAGAAGCAATTGCCCCTGGCGTATCGACTGCCGAATTGGAGTGCATCTCGCGCGATACAATTGCTGAAGTCAACGCCACATCTTCCTTCTTAGGCTACCAGCTCCCGGAGCATGAGCCGTATCCCGCCACGATATGTACTTCAATGAATGACATCGTTATCCACGGAATTCCCGATGAAAGTGAAGTGTTGCAAGCGGGCGACATCATCGGGATTGATACCGCTGTCAGCATTGACGGCTATCATGGGGATAACGCATACACTTTCCCTGTTGGAGAGGTCTCACCAACGGCCGCACGGTTACTTAACGTAACGCGGCGTTCGCTTTACGATGCGATCGCCGAAGCAAAACCGGGAAACCGTATCGGTGACATCTCTGCTAAGTTACAAGATGGGGCAGAGTCCGAAGGGTTCTCTGTTCTCCAAAATTTTGCCGGACACGGTATCGGTCGGAATCTCCATGAGGCACCGGAGATCCCGTGTATGGGGGTTGCTGGACGCGGTCTACGTCTGAGACCGGGGATGGTCCTCGCCATTGAAACGATGGTGAACGTTGGACTCCCTGATGTTGAAATACTCGAAGATGGTTGGAGCGTCGCAACACTTGACGGCACCTTATCCGCGCTCTTTGAGCATACGGTGGCGGTCCTCTCGGACGGACCCGAAATTCTAACCGGCAGCGAATTGTGGGATGTTTAA